One part of the Candidatus Diapherotrites archaeon genome encodes these proteins:
- a CDS encoding DUF853 family protein produces the protein MEDDNPRVHVVKSRGNPFDRLLGTALPQSKRVREDDDESPLKDEDKENPREEDDLADEEDSVEEDLVDENDPMEEDENTPLNDELPNDEDSEENGEDIPEENENPEEEGGDKPAEGNRNVSPGDLRDPELLDEVGEEMEDLLVEHGTHEEGVTSADSPMEKIRLVDPSLVERRERIKDHLVRKSQGHSLQKDGTTIKLDLLTHPKEKVAFIGRKKSLLQKFGTKGGLFIGRVADEEGLQDHQLQLDSLNPHVVFVCGTRGSGKSYVLGVIAEELTLKNPDVGIIVVDPVGVFWSMKYPNKDEKEVRALANYGLMPQGLESLKVFIPEGSKNDTPRNTYDALYSIPPSLLTSEDWCLTFGMERFSPTGLVLEKALKKVEKGFRTLTGESVKGKGKGYGLEDLIICLEKDAEINSKERGFKTDSVRALVSRFEAAKGWGIFSEKGTPLSELSREGQLSVIDTSFLDDTVTALVIGILARRLLAARKIQTRKEAAKRFKEDDMERLLESEIPPTWLFIDEAHTLIPSGNVSTPASNAIVEYVKQGRRPGCSLVFATQQPSAIDTRVLSQLDVILAHKLIFDDDIKAIMKRTPTIIPQRFRHAHFLKTLPVGTALTGDRREETSRAFVLNVRPRMSQHEGRDAETSERHTQLAPEEVENLAVELLMGTIEKQGSMEKKTVDDVVQTLNQKYKSDAQLSHVLDGMEENGVEINPKTMVLRWPPYFEALQTEKEEATDQRLVDDSFLPDEGESTALLAFPIKISNEEVVASFQRAANRSMLGLGKPVEKLDKVDLTYRPLYKVEYRQFTGKTSYIPKECFVDAESGEFLHVVKNRMVSSRGLNALHGLKEDHYHLLREVARKGGTIPQLAKRMRCEGKELAAPLRVLQNNGLIRMSKDKEPVVSLSPQVDIPLSGMEKTLSSLTHVPLVHVDKVTRTPSNLKPEELHTLLATWWPDVVVTQVKEIFRPTFDGLLINRQTGEHRVVRLDGMTGERLEE, from the coding sequence ATGGAAGATGATAATCCGAGGGTGCATGTCGTGAAAAGCCGGGGTAATCCCTTTGACCGGCTGTTGGGAACCGCTCTTCCTCAATCGAAGCGGGTCCGGGAGGATGACGATGAATCCCCTCTCAAGGATGAGGATAAAGAAAACCCCCGAGAGGAGGACGACTTGGCAGATGAGGAGGATTCGGTGGAGGAAGATTTGGTTGACGAGAATGATCCCATGGAAGAGGATGAAAATACCCCCTTGAATGACGAACTTCCCAATGATGAAGATTCTGAGGAAAACGGGGAGGATATTCCTGAAGAAAATGAAAATCCGGAAGAGGAAGGGGGAGATAAACCGGCGGAAGGAAATAGAAATGTTTCGCCCGGGGACCTGCGGGATCCCGAGTTATTAGATGAGGTGGGGGAGGAGATGGAAGATTTGCTCGTGGAACATGGCACCCATGAAGAAGGGGTGACAAGCGCGGATTCGCCAATGGAAAAAATAAGGTTGGTGGATCCGTCCCTGGTTGAGCGTCGCGAAAGGATCAAAGATCATCTGGTCCGAAAATCCCAGGGGCATTCCCTCCAGAAGGATGGAACGACCATCAAATTGGATTTGCTTACGCATCCCAAAGAAAAAGTGGCCTTCATTGGGAGAAAGAAATCCCTGCTGCAGAAATTTGGTACGAAAGGAGGTTTGTTTATTGGCCGGGTCGCGGACGAAGAAGGATTACAAGATCATCAATTGCAATTGGATTCCCTCAACCCCCACGTGGTTTTCGTTTGCGGCACCCGCGGATCAGGGAAGTCCTACGTTCTTGGTGTCATCGCGGAGGAGTTAACGCTCAAAAACCCCGATGTGGGGATCATTGTGGTGGATCCGGTAGGGGTTTTCTGGTCCATGAAATACCCCAACAAGGATGAGAAAGAGGTGCGCGCCCTCGCCAACTATGGGTTGATGCCCCAGGGGTTGGAAAGCCTCAAGGTTTTCATCCCGGAAGGGAGCAAGAATGATACGCCCCGCAACACGTATGACGCGTTGTATTCCATTCCCCCCTCCTTGCTCACGAGCGAGGATTGGTGTTTGACATTCGGGATGGAGCGGTTTTCCCCCACCGGATTAGTATTGGAGAAGGCCTTGAAAAAGGTGGAGAAGGGATTTCGAACCCTCACTGGAGAAAGCGTGAAAGGGAAAGGAAAGGGGTATGGATTGGAAGACCTCATCATCTGCCTCGAGAAGGACGCGGAAATTAATTCAAAAGAGCGGGGGTTCAAAACGGATAGTGTGCGCGCATTAGTGTCACGTTTCGAGGCGGCCAAGGGATGGGGGATTTTCTCAGAAAAAGGCACGCCTCTATCGGAGTTGTCGCGAGAAGGCCAATTGTCAGTTATCGATACCAGTTTCCTGGATGACACCGTAACAGCACTTGTCATTGGAATACTGGCCCGTCGTCTCCTGGCCGCGCGGAAGATCCAAACACGGAAAGAGGCGGCCAAGAGATTCAAAGAGGATGATATGGAAAGACTCCTCGAGAGTGAAATTCCCCCGACGTGGTTATTCATTGATGAAGCCCATACGTTGATCCCTAGTGGCAACGTGTCTACTCCCGCGAGCAATGCCATTGTGGAATACGTGAAGCAGGGGCGAAGACCTGGGTGCAGTCTTGTGTTCGCTACGCAACAGCCTAGCGCGATTGACACGCGTGTGCTATCCCAATTGGATGTGATTCTGGCCCATAAGCTCATCTTTGATGATGACATCAAAGCCATCATGAAACGCACCCCCACCATTATTCCACAGCGCTTCCGGCACGCTCATTTTCTCAAAACCCTGCCCGTAGGAACGGCATTGACCGGTGACCGACGGGAGGAAACCTCGCGTGCCTTTGTATTAAATGTGCGGCCGCGCATGTCGCAACACGAAGGAAGAGACGCTGAAACGAGCGAGCGGCACACCCAACTTGCTCCGGAGGAAGTGGAGAATCTCGCGGTGGAATTGCTCATGGGAACGATCGAAAAACAAGGGTCCATGGAAAAAAAGACGGTGGATGATGTCGTCCAGACGCTCAATCAAAAGTATAAGAGCGACGCTCAATTGTCGCACGTGCTGGATGGCATGGAGGAGAATGGAGTGGAAATTAATCCTAAAACCATGGTGCTGCGTTGGCCACCCTATTTCGAGGCATTGCAAACCGAGAAGGAAGAGGCCACTGACCAACGGTTGGTGGATGATTCCTTTCTCCCGGACGAAGGGGAATCAACCGCCCTCTTGGCGTTTCCCATCAAGATTTCCAATGAGGAAGTGGTGGCTTCCTTCCAGCGGGCGGCCAATAGGTCCATGTTGGGGTTAGGAAAACCGGTCGAGAAACTGGATAAAGTGGATTTGACCTACCGCCCCCTCTACAAGGTGGAGTATCGCCAGTTCACGGGGAAAACGAGTTACATCCCAAAGGAGTGTTTTGTAGATGCCGAGAGCGGGGAATTTTTGCACGTCGTGAAGAATAGGATGGTTTCCTCCCGCGGCCTGAATGCGTTGCATGGGTTGAAAGAGGATCATTATCATTTGTTGCGTGAGGTGGCACGAAAGGGGGGGACGATCCCCCAATTGGCCAAACGGATGCGGTGCGAGGGGAAAGAGCTGGCAGCTCCTCTCCGCGTGCTCCAGAATAATGGGTTGATTCGCATGTCCAAGGATAAAGAACCCGTTGTGTCCTTGTCGCCGCAAGTGGATATTCCTTTATCCGGAATGGAGAAGACCTTATCTTCCCTGACGCACGTGCCTTTGGTTCACGTGGATAAAGTGACGCGGACTCCATCGAATTTGAAACCTGAAGAGCTGCACACCCTCCTTGCCACCTGGTGGCCGGATGTGGTGGTGACGCAGGTTAAGGAAATCTTCCGCCCCACCTTTGACGGGCTGCTCATCAACCGCCAAACGGGCGAACACCGGGTGGTGCGCCTGGATGGGATGACGGGCGAGCGGCTCGAGGAATAG
- a CDS encoding penicillin acylase family protein, with amino-acid sequence MFPAEDESTPILPFVVGFIILLLLAGGIWFLFFAQPPIPPPPECEEDWECSGWSACVNGIQTRVCIDQNACGTIDDKPPVQQSCVSPPVCGNQICEAGENSTNCPADCGTIPPFCGDNACQSSEDCFTCPQDCGTCQPFCGDSVCDATETCSTCESDCGVCECTENWFCTDWGPCTNGTQTRSCTDLNACGTQVDQPLLSQTCGIDLKIIRDQFGVPHVFATTDYSAFYGMGYATAQDRIYQMHRTRMIMKGRLSELNGSMGGGATINLDIKMRRLQFADYAAARYPNLDAETKDFLQAYSDGVNYYLETHKTSLLYLFDSVPEPWTPVDSLLVWDSVVRAGVDATEVTNRRTFDQKVAQLGSADAAAADMEPTAYVDSDGAVVQQSDVPAATLQAMQTYANQHSPFGGYSTNLIEVPKMSHAWVVGGSRSTTGAAILVSSPQLDVTSPSPWHEIHVKGATFDVRGAAIPGAPGIYVGFNPRVAWGITAAGGDLSDVFKLKMVGTDQYEYNGQTYTIESRNETILVKNGNPQSITVKKTILGPIITPMVSALPGEEYIVQAVPLVDSDIHTIQSLIAMMRADDVYQFRDALAKYRSPAVHIIFGDSQGNIGYWHLAAVPTRSSLSPLAGMVAQDGSHSQYLWQGFIPHTLRPHVINPSSGILFSANNLSAGAWYPIFYNPGWGGGGDTARSYRLRELLLETHPAKFTPSEVLDIHFDDVSIFRRDLVEIARYVRDNQGEDKFSSTAINALNLLEEWYEDGAHSSINEPYFALVSNFRSRLRASDSLGITNVYGEGEPGMRAWIRHAKLVMANNQNFRPFEITLLENKLSTAWSLTTSQFGNDPAQWSSQYVSQGASHRVQYFNTVFFGFGSLDPSKDRTYTGWTNPDIGTLGSQLTQSYSLFVDLSRPDDARTLLPLGNSENPGNVHFNDLASRWTSENFYSAPLTQSRLQNITESTVTLNYIR; translated from the coding sequence ATGTTCCCCGCGGAAGACGAGTCAACCCCCATCCTTCCTTTCGTGGTGGGATTCATTATCTTATTGCTATTAGCAGGAGGCATTTGGTTCCTGTTCTTCGCTCAACCCCCTATTCCCCCGCCTCCTGAATGCGAGGAGGATTGGGAATGCTCCGGGTGGTCGGCTTGTGTCAATGGCATCCAGACTCGAGTTTGTATCGACCAGAATGCGTGTGGCACGATAGACGATAAACCGCCTGTCCAACAATCGTGTGTCTCCCCCCCGGTGTGCGGCAACCAGATATGCGAAGCCGGAGAGAATTCCACCAATTGTCCCGCGGACTGCGGGACCATCCCCCCTTTCTGCGGTGACAACGCCTGCCAATCAAGCGAGGATTGTTTCACGTGTCCCCAGGATTGTGGGACTTGTCAACCTTTCTGCGGGGATAGCGTGTGTGATGCCACCGAAACCTGCAGCACGTGCGAATCTGATTGTGGGGTGTGTGAGTGTACCGAGAACTGGTTCTGCACGGACTGGGGGCCCTGCACGAATGGCACGCAAACCAGGTCCTGCACCGATTTGAATGCCTGCGGCACCCAAGTTGACCAACCTCTCCTTTCCCAAACTTGCGGGATCGACCTAAAAATCATCCGTGATCAATTTGGAGTGCCACATGTGTTTGCCACCACGGATTATTCCGCTTTCTATGGGATGGGCTACGCCACGGCTCAAGACAGGATATACCAGATGCATCGCACCCGCATGATTATGAAAGGGCGGTTGTCTGAATTGAATGGGAGTATGGGAGGGGGGGCCACCATCAACCTGGATATCAAGATGCGCCGCCTCCAGTTCGCGGATTACGCGGCCGCGCGCTACCCTAACCTGGATGCCGAGACCAAAGATTTCCTCCAGGCCTATTCGGATGGAGTAAATTACTACCTCGAGACCCATAAAACAAGCCTGCTCTATCTTTTCGATTCTGTCCCCGAACCCTGGACCCCCGTGGATTCTCTCTTAGTTTGGGATTCAGTAGTTCGAGCCGGAGTGGATGCCACGGAAGTGACGAATAGGCGGACGTTTGACCAAAAAGTAGCCCAACTGGGTTCCGCTGATGCCGCGGCCGCGGACATGGAACCCACGGCGTACGTAGATAGTGATGGTGCCGTGGTTCAGCAAAGCGATGTCCCCGCCGCCACCCTCCAAGCCATGCAGACCTATGCCAATCAACACTCTCCCTTCGGGGGCTATTCAACGAATCTCATTGAAGTACCCAAAATGAGCCACGCCTGGGTAGTGGGGGGCAGCCGTTCGACGACGGGAGCCGCCATATTGGTTTCCTCTCCCCAACTGGATGTTACTTCCCCCTCCCCTTGGCATGAAATCCACGTGAAAGGGGCCACCTTTGACGTGCGCGGGGCCGCCATTCCGGGGGCCCCGGGCATCTATGTGGGGTTCAATCCCCGGGTGGCTTGGGGCATCACCGCCGCGGGAGGGGATTTGAGTGACGTGTTCAAATTGAAGATGGTGGGGACCGACCAGTATGAGTATAATGGCCAAACCTACACTATCGAATCCCGAAATGAAACCATTCTTGTGAAGAATGGCAACCCCCAATCCATCACGGTGAAGAAAACCATTTTGGGCCCGATTATAACTCCGATGGTAAGTGCGCTTCCGGGAGAGGAATACATTGTGCAGGCCGTCCCTTTAGTGGATTCAGATATTCACACGATTCAATCCCTCATTGCCATGATGCGCGCCGATGACGTGTATCAATTCAGGGATGCGTTAGCCAAATACCGGAGTCCTGCGGTACACATTATTTTCGGGGATTCCCAAGGGAACATCGGTTACTGGCATTTGGCCGCCGTGCCCACGCGCTCTTCGTTGTCTCCTCTTGCGGGGATGGTGGCGCAGGATGGGAGCCACTCCCAATATCTCTGGCAAGGATTTATCCCTCATACGTTGCGTCCCCATGTGATCAACCCGAGCAGCGGTATCCTATTCTCCGCCAACAACCTTTCAGCGGGAGCCTGGTATCCTATTTTTTATAATCCCGGCTGGGGCGGTGGGGGGGATACGGCCCGATCCTACCGTTTGCGCGAGCTCCTCTTGGAGACTCATCCAGCCAAATTCACCCCCTCTGAAGTATTAGATATTCATTTCGATGACGTGAGCATTTTCCGCCGCGATCTGGTGGAAATAGCCCGCTATGTTCGCGATAATCAGGGGGAAGACAAATTCAGTTCCACGGCCATCAATGCCCTCAACCTATTGGAAGAATGGTATGAGGATGGCGCCCACTCATCCATCAATGAGCCCTATTTTGCCCTGGTTTCCAATTTCAGGAGTCGTCTGCGCGCGTCCGATTCGTTGGGCATCACTAATGTTTATGGGGAGGGCGAACCCGGGATGCGAGCCTGGATACGGCATGCCAAGTTAGTAATGGCCAACAACCAGAATTTCCGCCCGTTTGAAATAACCTTGCTGGAAAACAAATTATCCACCGCGTGGTCCCTCACCACCTCCCAGTTTGGGAATGATCCCGCGCAATGGTCCTCCCAATACGTGTCCCAAGGTGCCTCACACCGGGTGCAGTACTTCAATACGGTTTTCTTTGGATTCGGGAGTTTGGACCCCTCCAAAGATCGCACTTACACCGGGTGGACGAATCCAGATATCGGGACGCTTGGGAGTCAATTGACCCAATCCTATTCCCTATTCGTTGATTTGTCACGACCGGATGATGCGCGAACGCTATTACCTCTAGGCAACTCTGAGAACCCCGGAAATGTGCACTTTAATGATTTGGCCTCCCGTTGGACGAGCGAAAACTTCTATTCCGCCCCCCTCACCCAAAGCCGGTTGCAGAATATCACCGAATCCACGGTGACGCTGAATTACATCCGATGA
- a CDS encoding PIN domain-containing protein: MNSPIYFFDSYAIAKFLVGDPAYAKYENAHGILTIFNLAELNWAFKRDNKMMADQLVKQYASIQVPVEPEDIPIAMDLRLQNRALSIPDVIGYTVAGRYGIPFLTGDKGFEYLENVEFVK, from the coding sequence ATGAATAGCCCAATTTATTTTTTCGACTCCTATGCCATCGCCAAATTCCTGGTGGGCGATCCCGCTTATGCGAAGTATGAAAATGCTCACGGTATTCTCACTATTTTCAATCTAGCTGAACTCAATTGGGCATTCAAACGGGATAATAAAATGATGGCCGATCAGCTGGTGAAACAGTATGCATCCATTCAGGTTCCGGTCGAACCCGAGGATATTCCCATCGCCATGGATTTGCGCCTCCAAAACAGGGCATTATCCATTCCTGACGTCATTGGTTATACGGTGGCCGGGAGGTATGGCATCCCCTTTCTCACCGGCGACAAAGGGTTTGAATATCTTGAGAATGTCGAATTCGTAAAATAG
- a CDS encoding 50S ribosomal protein L44e, with product MKIPRSKKLYCKKCNAHSDHKLKAFKSGSPRVMAIGQRRNIRKHKKGYGGKAKFVIPVKKQTKKPVFLAECGVCKMKKYYVIPKRMKKAELATA from the coding sequence ATGAAGATTCCTCGCTCCAAGAAGCTCTACTGCAAGAAATGCAATGCCCATTCTGACCATAAGCTCAAGGCCTTCAAATCAGGTTCTCCTCGGGTTATGGCCATTGGTCAACGGCGGAATATCCGCAAGCACAAAAAGGGCTATGGGGGAAAAGCCAAGTTCGTCATCCCCGTCAAGAAGCAGACCAAAAAACCCGTTTTCCTGGCCGAATGCGGGGTATGCAAGATGAAGAAATACTACGTCATCCCCAAGCGCATGAAGAAAGCCGAACTGGCCACGGCGTGA
- a CDS encoding AAA family ATPase — protein MRLARLRLKNFKSFKQATLPFANGFTAIAGANGSGKSNIMDALLFVLGETSLKSLRASRLTDLVLTGSPDGYAVVNLTLEGKERNYEISRTVDKHGKSVYRMDEKRVTLGEVQNLLGELGLRVDGHNLVGQGDLLRVIDMNDYQRREMIDEIAGLQEFEEKKNEALKDLDKVERKIKDVAIVLNERMAIIQQLAREREVAQRFTALEDELKKSKATILHLEEKELSARLQVLVESQVELIGKKETARESQMKSLSEVKQLEEAFSGLDKQVIGIKTQAFAGDERSVEKVEADIRVNEERISQCKKRLEELAHQRVEWQLDLTEWERLSQKYPAIDEEKRKIGNEMGQLEKGIVERGGMAYAHLHSIQELKKAKSNCPVCARELSAKIKTKLLAEKETLHQEAQTQTNALKLERDRLRKKWEEVQGEAVLLTQLAKSDEKVKQLNTDEQRVEKALKGWVRITPQLEKERDAAAKRQASFVKENEALLGKRDKIGERLHSEREKERAFQEKVIRLDAQLSEIKIEQSKFDTRLQDVKEEMRNYQGIPPLEGGDGPTLKKRVPVIEHEMRQLGTVNLKSLEDFGHYEKEVMEIKRRSDTLDEERMAVLDLIQGIETNRTAAFMMCFDAINAHFNRLYESFFDGTARLSLSNPEKPLESGLLIEAMHGEDKRMKAIDSMSGGEKSLTSLAFIFAIQLYEPAPFYFFDEVDAALDMTNSKKVGHLIKEMSKASQFIAITHNDAVVKVADQILGVAKRNTASTVIGLKSAAEARTLEA, from the coding sequence ATGCGTCTCGCCCGATTACGATTGAAGAATTTCAAATCATTCAAACAAGCCACCCTTCCCTTTGCCAATGGGTTCACGGCCATCGCGGGGGCCAATGGTAGCGGGAAGAGCAACATCATGGATGCCCTCCTCTTCGTTTTAGGAGAAACGAGCTTGAAATCCTTGCGCGCGTCCCGGTTAACAGATTTGGTGCTTACAGGTTCCCCGGATGGGTATGCGGTGGTAAACTTAACCTTGGAGGGGAAGGAAAGGAATTATGAGATTTCGCGCACCGTGGACAAGCATGGGAAATCCGTGTACCGGATGGATGAGAAGCGCGTCACATTGGGAGAAGTCCAAAATCTCCTGGGAGAATTGGGATTGCGCGTGGATGGCCATAATCTCGTGGGGCAGGGAGATTTGTTGCGGGTCATTGACATGAATGATTATCAGCGCCGGGAAATGATTGATGAGATTGCGGGACTGCAGGAATTTGAGGAGAAGAAAAATGAGGCGTTGAAAGACCTGGATAAGGTGGAGCGTAAGATCAAGGATGTGGCTATTGTCCTCAATGAACGCATGGCGATCATCCAACAGCTCGCCAGAGAAAGGGAGGTGGCGCAACGATTCACGGCCTTGGAGGACGAATTGAAAAAATCAAAAGCCACTATTCTTCATCTGGAAGAAAAGGAATTATCCGCGCGTCTCCAGGTCCTCGTGGAAAGTCAGGTCGAATTAATAGGGAAGAAAGAAACCGCACGGGAATCCCAGATGAAGAGTTTGTCGGAGGTTAAACAGTTAGAAGAGGCCTTTTCGGGTTTGGACAAACAGGTCATTGGAATCAAGACGCAGGCATTTGCGGGAGATGAAAGGAGTGTGGAGAAGGTTGAGGCCGATATCCGGGTGAATGAGGAGCGAATTTCCCAATGCAAGAAACGGTTGGAGGAGTTGGCCCACCAGCGCGTGGAATGGCAATTGGATCTCACGGAATGGGAGAGACTATCCCAGAAATATCCGGCTATTGATGAGGAAAAAAGGAAGATTGGAAATGAAATGGGTCAGCTTGAAAAGGGTATAGTTGAGCGTGGAGGGATGGCTTATGCCCACCTTCATAGTATTCAGGAATTGAAGAAGGCCAAATCCAATTGCCCGGTATGCGCCCGGGAGCTCAGCGCCAAAATCAAAACCAAATTGCTTGCGGAGAAGGAAACATTGCACCAGGAGGCGCAGACCCAAACGAATGCGTTGAAATTAGAGCGTGACCGTTTGAGGAAGAAATGGGAAGAGGTACAAGGTGAAGCGGTTCTCCTCACCCAATTGGCCAAGAGCGATGAAAAAGTGAAACAGCTCAACACGGATGAACAGCGGGTCGAGAAAGCCTTGAAAGGATGGGTTAGAATAACCCCCCAGTTAGAGAAGGAAAGGGACGCCGCCGCCAAGAGACAAGCCTCTTTCGTGAAAGAGAATGAAGCCCTCCTGGGGAAGCGGGACAAAATAGGGGAGCGTCTCCATTCAGAGAGAGAGAAAGAGCGGGCCTTCCAGGAAAAAGTCATCCGATTGGATGCGCAGCTCTCCGAGATCAAGATTGAGCAATCCAAATTCGACACGAGGTTGCAGGACGTGAAAGAGGAGATGCGGAATTACCAAGGCATTCCTCCCCTGGAAGGGGGGGATGGCCCCACCCTCAAGAAACGCGTGCCGGTAATCGAACATGAAATGCGGCAATTGGGCACCGTCAATCTCAAATCGCTCGAGGACTTCGGCCACTATGAGAAAGAGGTCATGGAGATCAAGCGGCGTTCGGATACCTTGGATGAGGAAAGGATGGCAGTCCTTGACCTAATCCAAGGGATTGAAACTAATCGTACGGCGGCGTTCATGATGTGCTTTGATGCCATCAATGCCCATTTCAACCGGTTGTATGAGAGTTTCTTTGATGGAACCGCGCGATTAAGCCTGTCTAATCCTGAGAAACCATTAGAGTCCGGCCTCCTCATTGAAGCCATGCACGGGGAGGATAAACGGATGAAGGCCATCGATTCCATGTCGGGAGGAGAGAAGTCATTGACCTCCCTGGCGTTCATTTTTGCCATCCAATTGTATGAGCCCGCGCCCTTCTATTTCTTTGATGAGGTGGATGCCGCGTTGGACATGACTAACTCAAAGAAAGTGGGGCATTTGATAAAAGAGATGTCCAAGGCCTCCCAATTCATCGCCATCACCCACAATGATGCGGTGGTGAAAGTGGCCGATCAGATTTTGGGAGTCGCCAAGCGCAACACCGCCTCTACTGTGATCGGGTTGAAATCGGCGGCGGAAGCACGAACTTTGGAAGCGTGA
- a CDS encoding DHH family phosphoesterase has protein sequence MIRLMDLSPQSAWTERVRAFEERMAGASERLKLLDKAVVCTHHDCDGMTSGGIMTQALRRAGVKVDTITLKQLYSEDIARLAHFKSTIVFTDFGSGYIPLLQKEMPQPFYILDHHQKGEGDFEGHLNPMQFGLDGGTEISAAGIAYWVAKGMDPKNKDLSSIGVVGAVGDMQDARTYGLQGMNAVMLQEGVAQGVLDVKKDLRLYGRISRPLVQYISFCTNPILPSLTANPENSLRFLQSLGIPLQTREGKWRSYEELDPDEKKTLSTALILHLHEHKAPPWKLDELVGEVYTLVKENEKSPLRDAKEFSTVLNACGRNGQSTIGFEVCMGDREDYYARAMGLLQEHRRNLAEGIRLMQEEGLKTHAHFYFFDAEQRIKDTIVGIVAGMLYGSGTVPTDKPIVAFARHTDGSIKVSARATSELVRGGVNLGLALRETCLEIGKSAEGGGHKIAAGCRIEADQAEAFLKAFDTKLGQQMDGNIKSLKTG, from the coding sequence ATGATTCGTCTCATGGACCTCTCCCCCCAATCGGCATGGACCGAGCGGGTGCGCGCCTTCGAGGAACGCATGGCGGGAGCATCTGAACGGTTAAAATTATTGGATAAGGCTGTAGTGTGCACCCATCACGATTGTGATGGGATGACAAGCGGGGGGATCATGACCCAAGCCCTGCGTCGGGCGGGGGTTAAAGTGGACACCATCACCCTCAAACAATTGTATTCGGAGGACATCGCGCGCCTGGCGCATTTCAAATCCACCATTGTTTTCACGGATTTCGGCTCGGGATACATCCCCCTGCTCCAGAAGGAAATGCCCCAGCCATTCTATATTTTGGACCATCATCAGAAGGGGGAGGGGGATTTCGAGGGCCATTTGAATCCCATGCAGTTCGGTTTGGATGGCGGCACGGAGATTTCAGCCGCGGGCATCGCGTATTGGGTGGCCAAGGGGATGGACCCCAAAAACAAGGATTTATCTTCGATAGGAGTCGTGGGAGCCGTGGGGGATATGCAGGATGCCCGCACCTATGGGTTGCAGGGGATGAATGCCGTGATGCTTCAGGAAGGCGTGGCGCAGGGCGTGCTCGATGTGAAAAAGGATCTGCGGTTATATGGTCGAATTTCAAGACCCTTGGTTCAATACATCAGCTTCTGCACCAATCCTATTTTGCCTTCCCTCACAGCGAACCCAGAGAATAGTTTGCGCTTCCTTCAGTCTTTGGGAATCCCATTGCAGACGCGGGAAGGGAAATGGCGATCGTATGAGGAATTAGACCCGGACGAAAAAAAAACATTGTCCACGGCGCTCATATTACATCTCCATGAGCATAAGGCGCCCCCCTGGAAATTGGATGAGCTGGTGGGGGAAGTGTATACTTTAGTCAAGGAAAATGAGAAATCCCCCCTCCGGGACGCCAAAGAATTTTCAACAGTATTGAATGCTTGTGGACGAAATGGCCAATCCACTATTGGTTTTGAGGTGTGCATGGGGGATAGGGAGGACTACTATGCGCGCGCCATGGGATTGCTGCAGGAGCACCGCCGCAATCTCGCGGAGGGCATCCGGTTGATGCAGGAGGAAGGGTTGAAGACGCATGCCCATTTCTATTTCTTCGATGCGGAACAGCGGATCAAGGATACAATCGTGGGAATCGTGGCGGGCATGCTGTATGGATCAGGAACCGTGCCCACGGATAAACCCATCGTGGCCTTCGCGCGCCATACGGATGGAAGCATTAAAGTGAGCGCCCGGGCGACAAGCGAACTGGTAAGGGGTGGAGTCAATTTGGGTTTGGCGCTGAGGGAGACGTGTTTGGAAATAGGAAAGTCGGCAGAGGGGGGCGGTCACAAAATTGCTGCTGGATGTCGAATAGAAGCGGATCAAGCCGAGGCCTTCCTGAAGGCCTTTGATACCAAATTGGGGCAGCAAATGGATGGGAACATAAAATCATTAAAAACGGGTTAG